One Ensifer adhaerens genomic region harbors:
- a CDS encoding Lrp/AsnC family transcriptional regulator, which yields MIESSLKIDAFDLNILTALQKDSSLSQRDLAEKVGLSQNACWRRLQRLQAIGVIRGSHADIDLDALGLDLTVFVMIRTRHHSKEWSDGFRQHVERLPEVIDFYRIGGDWDYLIKVVTRGMRGYDTFYQKLITNFDLATVTGFFSMEAIINGRPVDLSRLR from the coding sequence TCTTACCGCATTGCAAAAAGATTCGTCGCTGTCGCAGCGGGATCTGGCCGAAAAGGTCGGCCTGTCGCAAAACGCCTGCTGGCGGCGCCTCCAGCGCCTGCAGGCAATCGGTGTGATCCGGGGCTCGCATGCAGACATCGATCTCGACGCTTTGGGGCTGGATCTCACCGTGTTCGTGATGATCCGCACCCGCCATCACTCCAAGGAATGGAGCGACGGTTTTCGGCAGCATGTCGAGCGGTTGCCGGAGGTGATCGATTTCTATCGCATCGGCGGGGATTGGGATTATCTGATCAAGGTGGTGACCCGCGGCATGCGCGGCTATGACACCTTCTACCAGAAGCTCATCACCAATTTCGACCTCGCCACGGTCACCGGCTTCTTCTCGATGGAGGCGATCATCAACGGTCGCCCCGTGGATCTGAGCCGGTTGAGGTGA